A single window of Vibrio sp. SCSIO 43137 DNA harbors:
- a CDS encoding tellurite resistance TerB family protein gives MFSSITSIFKQLLEGEDLAKSSEVSVDLAIAALLCQVALADQQVDEDEKKAKVQLLTHLLDIDTDKAKSLLDKAEQTAEQAISLYEFTTQLRELDHEKRYELVQAMWQVANADGVIDPLEDAVIRQVAELLYVDHSEFIRAKLSVIDG, from the coding sequence ATGTTCTCCTCAATTACTTCAATATTTAAACAGTTACTTGAAGGTGAAGACTTAGCCAAGTCTTCTGAAGTATCAGTGGATTTGGCTATTGCTGCACTGTTATGTCAGGTGGCTCTGGCCGATCAACAAGTCGATGAAGACGAGAAAAAAGCCAAAGTACAGTTACTGACTCACCTGCTGGATATCGATACAGATAAAGCAAAGTCTTTACTTGATAAGGCTGAGCAAACAGCCGAACAAGCGATTTCACTTTACGAGTTTACTACTCAGTTACGCGAACTTGACCACGAAAAACGTTACGAGTTGGTTCAGGCGATGTGGCAGGTGGCCAATGCTGATGGTGTGATAGACCCGCTGGAAGATGCGGTGATTAGACAGGTCGCTGAATTGCTTTATGTTGATCATAGTGAATTTATCAGGGCAAAGCTTAGCGTTATCGATGGTTAA
- a CDS encoding HD domain-containing protein: MNNERLARQLSLIMELDRLKSVLRRTRVKCADKRLENSAEHSWHVALMAVLLEEHANEPVQIERVVKMLLLHDIVEIDAGDTFVYDVQASEQQEQKELEAAERLFSMLPDDQAEQLKTLWLEFEQAESADAKFAKAIDRIIPILMNHNNHGQSWIEHGIARHQVVEINQRIEKGSERLWQKALQIIDESVNNGWLKP, translated from the coding sequence ATGAATAACGAAAGATTAGCCCGTCAGCTATCACTGATTATGGAGCTGGACCGGCTCAAGTCAGTATTAAGAAGAACAAGGGTAAAATGCGCAGATAAACGGCTGGAGAACAGTGCTGAACACAGCTGGCATGTAGCCCTGATGGCAGTTCTTCTTGAGGAACACGCTAATGAGCCCGTTCAGATAGAACGCGTTGTGAAAATGCTGCTGCTGCACGATATTGTTGAGATCGATGCAGGCGATACCTTTGTTTATGATGTGCAGGCTTCTGAGCAGCAGGAACAGAAGGAACTTGAAGCGGCAGAAAGGCTTTTCTCTATGCTTCCTGACGATCAGGCTGAGCAGCTTAAAACTTTATGGCTGGAGTTTGAACAGGCTGAATCTGCTGATGCAAAGTTTGCCAAGGCCATCGACCGTATCATTCCCATTCTTATGAATCACAATAACCACGGCCAGAGCTGGATTGAACACGGTATTGCCAGACATCAGGTGGTTGAAATAAATCAGAGAATCGAAAAGGGCTCAGAGCGCCTGTGGCAGAAAGCCTTGCAGATCATAGACGAGTCTGTAAATAACGGCTGGTTGAAACCTTAA
- a CDS encoding 3'-5' exonuclease, producing MNYNRVVCFDLEMCCWNVDGVGTTGEIIEIGLAEIDLAKQEIVKRAQYYVKPETDKVSQFCTELTGITPKVVQKQGRELGSVVQSMLKNFGGPNKIYAAWGRDDLILKNECLQKEVEMPFSEFINLATLYRIQNRLKDKRIGHSAAQEQKNIPWEGRQHSGYVDAYNLAKLALTML from the coding sequence ATGAATTACAACCGAGTAGTCTGTTTCGATTTGGAAATGTGCTGCTGGAATGTCGACGGCGTCGGCACAACAGGTGAAATTATTGAAATTGGTTTAGCTGAGATTGATCTTGCTAAGCAAGAGATCGTTAAACGTGCTCAGTATTATGTAAAACCTGAAACAGATAAGGTTTCGCAGTTTTGCACCGAGCTGACCGGCATTACGCCGAAAGTAGTGCAAAAACAGGGCAGAGAACTTGGCTCTGTCGTTCAATCTATGCTGAAAAATTTTGGCGGCCCTAATAAGATCTACGCTGCGTGGGGAAGAGATGATCTGATCCTGAAGAATGAGTGTCTGCAGAAAGAGGTTGAGATGCCTTTTAGCGAGTTTATTAACCTTGCTACCCTTTACCGAATCCAGAACCGTCTGAAAGATAAGCGTATTGGTCACAGTGCCGCACAGGAGCAGAAGAATATTCCATGGGAAGGCCGCCAGCACTCTGGTTACGTGGATGCTTATAATCTCGCTAAGCTTGCACTGACCATGCTCTGA
- the tyrR gene encoding transcriptional regulator TyrR, which yields MRLEVLCEDRLGLTRELLDILASKNIDLRGIEIDVSGIIYLNCPEIDFEVFSELMAQIRRISGVMDVRKIQFMPSERHNTELVSLLANLPDPVLSVSLKGSIDMANHAASALLETEQDELVGSQLNNYISGFSFSNWAEGEISRKRENVVVNGLDYTLEIVPVYIRGENSDESVLASAVVTLKSDNAGKSRVMFLPESNTIGFEHFVGISNRHKALMSQAKKLAMLDQPLLIEGETGTGKEMLARACHNRSDRASKPFLVLSCASMPDDVAETELFGHAPGAFNQGAGHKGIFEQADGGTVFLDEIGEMSSHLQIKLLRFLQDGTFRRVGEEHEVHVDVRVIAATKQNLAELTEKGEFREDLYYRLNVLTLSIPSLRERSNDVSFLIDLFLKRYCQELGIEKPLLTEETMDELAAYQWPGNIRELDNTVLRALTRISDNLLTIDEFQLPKVDSAVVNQVGVNLDGSLDEIMKDYETKVLDRLYQSFPSSRKLAKRLGVSHTSIANKLRDYGIRKK from the coding sequence TTGCGTCTAGAAGTTTTATGTGAAGATCGGCTTGGGTTAACCCGTGAGCTGTTGGATATACTCGCTTCAAAAAATATTGACCTCAGAGGCATTGAGATAGATGTCAGCGGTATTATCTATCTGAACTGCCCTGAAATCGACTTCGAAGTGTTTAGTGAACTGATGGCTCAGATCCGGCGCATATCCGGTGTGATGGATGTGCGGAAAATCCAGTTTATGCCCAGTGAGCGCCACAATACCGAACTGGTTTCCCTGCTGGCTAACCTTCCTGATCCTGTCTTGTCTGTCAGCCTGAAAGGCTCCATTGATATGGCAAACCATGCCGCCAGCGCGCTTCTGGAAACAGAGCAGGATGAACTGGTCGGCAGCCAATTAAACAACTATATCTCTGGCTTTAGCTTTTCTAATTGGGCAGAAGGTGAAATCAGCCGCAAAAGAGAAAATGTTGTCGTCAATGGTCTCGACTATACCTTAGAAATTGTTCCTGTTTATATCAGGGGGGAGAACAGTGATGAATCAGTACTGGCTAGTGCCGTAGTGACTCTAAAATCTGATAATGCAGGCAAATCCCGTGTGATGTTCCTTCCTGAGTCAAATACCATAGGTTTTGAACATTTTGTCGGTATCTCTAACCGTCATAAAGCATTGATGAGTCAGGCTAAGAAGCTGGCAATGCTTGACCAACCCTTGTTGATTGAAGGCGAAACCGGAACCGGTAAAGAGATGCTTGCCAGAGCGTGTCATAACCGTTCTGACCGGGCATCTAAACCGTTTCTGGTGTTGAGTTGTGCTTCTATGCCTGACGATGTGGCAGAAACAGAACTGTTTGGTCATGCGCCCGGAGCATTTAATCAGGGCGCAGGACACAAAGGCATTTTTGAACAGGCTGACGGCGGAACGGTATTTCTTGACGAGATAGGTGAGATGAGTTCCCACCTGCAAATCAAGTTACTACGATTTTTGCAGGATGGTACTTTCCGCAGGGTGGGTGAAGAGCATGAAGTGCATGTCGATGTGCGGGTTATCGCCGCGACTAAGCAAAATCTGGCTGAGCTGACGGAAAAAGGTGAGTTCAGGGAAGATCTGTACTACAGATTAAATGTATTAACCCTGTCTATACCTTCGCTGAGAGAGCGTTCTAATGACGTAAGTTTCCTGATTGACCTGTTCCTTAAACGTTATTGTCAGGAGCTTGGTATAGAGAAACCTCTGCTGACGGAAGAGACAATGGACGAACTGGCCGCCTATCAGTGGCCGGGTAATATTCGTGAGTTGGACAATACTGTCCTTCGTGCTTTAACCAGAATAAGCGATAACCTTCTGACTATCGACGAGTTCCAGTTGCCGAAAGTTGACTCTGCTGTTGTAAATCAGGTAGGCGTTAACCTTGATGGTTCGCTGGATGAAATCATGAAAGATTATGAGACTAAGGTACTGGATCGTCTTTATCAGTCATTCCCTTCCAGCCGTAAACTGGCAAAGCGTCTTGGCGTATCGCATACCTCCATTGCCAATAAACTACGTGACTATGGCATCAGGAAAAAATAA
- a CDS encoding GNAT family N-acetyltransferase: MWRDYKIHQMDLRNGDIQLRLARKDDAALISGYFLKNRQFLKPWEPKREEAFFTEQGWKKKLIKLCELHALNLGFYCLIIDLKSGEMLGTVSFSNLVRFPLHSCNVGYSLDEDAQGRGVMRQAVKMACDWMFRVQNLHRISASYMPHNLKSEAVLLANGFEPVGYAKDYLLIDGRWQDHKLTSLINTEWQDNNE; the protein is encoded by the coding sequence ATGTGGCGTGATTACAAAATCCATCAGATGGATTTGCGAAACGGTGATATTCAGCTACGGCTGGCCAGAAAAGATGACGCTGCATTGATCAGTGGTTACTTTTTAAAAAATCGTCAGTTTCTTAAGCCGTGGGAGCCGAAAAGGGAAGAGGCGTTCTTTACGGAACAGGGCTGGAAGAAAAAACTGATTAAGTTATGTGAACTTCATGCCCTTAACCTTGGGTTTTACTGCCTGATTATCGATCTTAAAAGCGGCGAAATGCTGGGAACGGTCTCCTTTAGCAATTTAGTCCGCTTCCCGTTGCACTCGTGTAATGTAGGCTACTCACTTGATGAGGATGCCCAAGGCAGGGGAGTCATGCGTCAGGCTGTTAAAATGGCTTGTGACTGGATGTTCAGGGTGCAAAATTTACACCGCATATCCGCCAGCTATATGCCCCATAACCTGAAAAGTGAAGCGGTTCTGTTAGCTAATGGCTTCGAACCCGTCGGTTATGCCAAAGATTACCTATTGATTGATGGCCGCTGGCAGGATCATAAACTCACTTCCCTTATAAATACCGAATGGCAGGATAATAATGAATAA
- a CDS encoding YcjF family protein produces MTEIKTKQIFEQPLQKERSDEELTLQQQFEPKQKFVPSEIDETESEQSEQQLESVIRPKKSRGVMVSALLASFTGLVGWQTVDSVITAWQSSDWLTIGWSAFIAAVAGLGISALTRELWKIRKLRNHFSVQEQSESIINSDSIGKGKAFCEDLAAQSRIIAENPYLDRWSNAIDPSHSDAEIIEMYDGMVVSQQDKQAKAIVAKLSTESAALVAISPLAVADILLVAWRNLKMIDKLAEIYGVELGYWSRIQLFKLVLINMAAAGATELATDAGADLLSMDLAGKLSARVAQGFGVGILTARLGLKAMSLLRPVPWNEQSRVKLGEIRKALLLELKNKL; encoded by the coding sequence ATGACAGAAATAAAAACCAAGCAGATTTTTGAACAGCCTCTTCAGAAAGAGCGTTCTGATGAGGAGCTGACTCTGCAGCAGCAGTTTGAGCCGAAACAGAAGTTCGTTCCCAGTGAAATTGACGAAACTGAGTCTGAGCAGAGTGAACAGCAACTTGAGTCAGTTATCCGGCCAAAGAAAAGCAGGGGAGTTATGGTGTCAGCCTTGCTTGCATCATTTACCGGCTTAGTCGGCTGGCAGACGGTGGATAGCGTCATTACGGCGTGGCAAAGCTCAGACTGGCTGACTATAGGCTGGTCAGCATTTATTGCTGCTGTTGCAGGCCTTGGTATTAGTGCGTTAACACGGGAATTATGGAAGATACGCAAGCTGCGCAACCACTTTTCTGTTCAGGAACAGAGTGAGTCAATAATAAACAGTGACAGTATCGGTAAAGGCAAAGCATTTTGTGAAGATCTGGCCGCACAGTCACGAATTATTGCCGAAAATCCTTATCTGGATCGCTGGAGCAATGCTATCGACCCTTCTCATAGTGATGCTGAAATTATTGAAATGTATGACGGTATGGTAGTTAGCCAACAAGATAAACAGGCAAAAGCCATTGTAGCTAAACTCTCTACCGAATCTGCTGCACTGGTGGCCATCAGCCCTTTGGCAGTGGCCGATATCCTGCTGGTGGCGTGGCGCAACCTGAAAATGATCGACAAACTGGCTGAAATATATGGTGTTGAACTGGGGTACTGGTCGCGAATTCAGCTGTTTAAATTAGTATTGATCAACATGGCCGCTGCCGGAGCAACGGAACTGGCAACTGATGCCGGTGCGGATCTGCTTTCAATGGATCTGGCAGGAAAACTGTCAGCACGAGTGGCACAAGGCTTTGGTGTTGGGATCCTGACTGCAAGGCTGGGGCTTAAAGCTATGTCTCTGCTACGCCCTGTGCCTTGGAACGAGCAAAGCAGGGTTAAACTTGGCGAGATTCGTAAGGCGCTGTTGTTAGAGCTGAAAAATAAGTTGTAA
- a CDS encoding fumarate hydratase, translating to MTVIRKQDLISSVADALQYISYYHPLDFVQALEKAYEKEQSQAAKDAIAQILINSRMSAEGHRPICQDTGIVTCFVNIGMNVQWESDLTVQQMVDEGVRQAYTNPDNPLRASVLSDPAGKRANTKDNTPAVVHINMVPGDKVEVQIAAKGGGSENKTKMVMLNPSDDIAEWVEKTVPLMGAGWCPPGMLGIGIGGTAEKAAVLAKESLMEHIDIQELIERGPENAEEELRLDIFNRVNKLGIGAQGLGGLTTVVDVKIKTAPTHAASKPVCMIPNCAATRHVHFTLDGSGPAELTPPKLEDWPEITWEADENTRRVNLDEVTKEDVQSWKTGETVLLSGKILTGRDAAHKKIQGLLESGEGLPEGVDFNGKFIYYVGPVDAVGDEVVGPAGPTTSTRMDKFTDMMLSQTGLTGMIGKAERGPAAIESIKKHKAVYLMAVGGAAYLVAKAIKKARVVAFEELGMEAIYEFEVEDMPVTVAVDSTGSNAHQIGPDTWKVKIAEAE from the coding sequence ATGACCGTCATCCGAAAACAGGATCTCATCAGCAGTGTTGCTGATGCACTTCAGTACATTTCCTACTACCACCCGTTAGATTTTGTTCAGGCGCTTGAAAAGGCGTATGAAAAGGAACAGAGCCAGGCAGCAAAGGACGCTATCGCTCAGATCTTGATTAACTCCCGTATGTCCGCTGAAGGGCATCGTCCTATTTGCCAGGATACGGGGATTGTGACCTGTTTTGTTAATATTGGTATGAATGTTCAGTGGGAGAGTGACCTTACTGTTCAGCAGATGGTGGACGAAGGTGTCCGTCAGGCTTATACCAATCCGGATAACCCGCTGCGTGCTTCTGTTCTAAGCGACCCCGCTGGGAAACGTGCTAACACCAAAGATAATACTCCGGCGGTTGTTCATATTAATATGGTTCCGGGCGACAAGGTTGAAGTTCAGATCGCGGCCAAGGGCGGCGGTTCAGAGAACAAAACTAAGATGGTTATGTTAAATCCGTCTGATGATATCGCTGAATGGGTAGAGAAGACGGTTCCTCTGATGGGAGCGGGCTGGTGTCCGCCGGGAATGCTGGGTATAGGTATTGGTGGTACGGCTGAAAAAGCAGCGGTACTGGCGAAAGAGTCTCTGATGGAGCATATCGATATTCAGGAGCTTATCGAGCGCGGCCCCGAAAATGCAGAAGAAGAGCTGCGCCTTGATATCTTTAACAGAGTAAACAAGCTGGGTATTGGTGCTCAGGGCCTTGGCGGGTTAACTACCGTTGTGGATGTGAAAATCAAAACAGCGCCAACACACGCGGCATCAAAACCTGTTTGTATGATCCCTAACTGTGCAGCAACCAGACACGTTCACTTTACACTGGATGGCAGCGGCCCTGCTGAGCTGACACCACCTAAGCTGGAAGACTGGCCTGAAATCACCTGGGAAGCGGACGAAAATACCCGTCGTGTAAACCTTGATGAAGTGACCAAGGAAGATGTACAGAGCTGGAAAACCGGTGAAACTGTACTGCTCTCCGGTAAGATTCTGACCGGTCGTGATGCTGCCCATAAAAAAATTCAGGGGCTGCTGGAAAGCGGCGAAGGCTTGCCTGAAGGTGTCGATTTCAACGGTAAGTTTATCTACTATGTCGGCCCTGTTGACGCAGTAGGTGATGAAGTGGTTGGTCCTGCCGGCCCGACTACCTCAACCCGTATGGACAAGTTCACCGACATGATGCTGTCGCAAACCGGTCTGACAGGTATGATTGGTAAGGCTGAGCGTGGCCCTGCTGCCATTGAGTCCATCAAGAAACATAAAGCGGTTTATCTGATGGCCGTAGGTGGCGCGGCGTATCTGGTAGCTAAGGCGATTAAGAAAGCGCGTGTGGTTGCTTTTGAAGAGCTTGGTATGGAAGCTATTTATGAGTTTGAAGTGGAAGATATGCCGGTAACAGTAGCGGTTGACTCTACCGGTTCGAACGCCCACCAGATTGGCCCTGACACGTGGAAAGTTAAAATCGCTGAAGCGGAATAA
- a CDS encoding DUF2947 domain-containing protein: protein MSYININDYNRKWIFTHQSMPVDESELEQIKPMTQARSSQLWIDNISSQSPDAERLSNQDWPSKKANWHSEVSWMGAWEDDDPAMPEEILQAIDWQDDVTVYFCYEKYNVIETKWSVFKNNWKNFLFFDDGPILIGRRRSEALWFSDNGKVKIGVRK, encoded by the coding sequence ATGTCCTATATCAACATCAATGACTATAACCGAAAGTGGATTTTTACTCATCAGTCTATGCCAGTAGATGAAAGTGAGCTTGAGCAGATTAAACCAATGACACAAGCTCGTTCCAGCCAGTTATGGATCGACAATATCAGCAGTCAGAGCCCTGACGCTGAAAGGCTGAGTAATCAGGACTGGCCAAGCAAAAAAGCAAACTGGCACAGTGAAGTTTCATGGATGGGGGCTTGGGAAGACGATGATCCTGCTATGCCGGAAGAGATCCTGCAGGCGATTGACTGGCAGGATGATGTAACTGTGTACTTCTGTTATGAAAAGTACAACGTCATTGAAACTAAATGGTCAGTATTTAAAAATAACTGGAAGAACTTCCTGTTTTTTGACGACGGACCTATCTTAATAGGCCGTCGCCGCTCTGAAGCTTTATGGTTTTCAGATAATGGCAAGGTGAAAATCGGCGTCAGAAAATAA
- a CDS encoding sulfite exporter TauE/SafE family protein, whose amino-acid sequence MPELNITIFYAMTFIFLGAFVQSTIGFGLAIVAAPLLILLSPDYVPAPIVIVALFISLFNTLKNRENIQLGRLKSALIARVPGSVIGGVILMNISASLLSLWLGIAVLLSLVVSLLPYKLEPTPNRMAVAGFLSGFMGTTSSIGGPPMAILLQHQEAAAFRGNLSAFFLFSSAISLIVQLFAGYLTVKHVLISLPLLPAAWLGYRAALLCIPYVSKEKIRIAALILCLVSGTSAIWQSGYFTSL is encoded by the coding sequence TTGCCTGAACTCAATATCACCATCTTCTACGCCATGACTTTTATCTTTCTCGGCGCTTTTGTTCAATCGACCATAGGTTTCGGACTCGCTATTGTTGCCGCGCCGTTGCTTATCCTCTTGTCGCCGGATTATGTGCCGGCACCAATAGTGATAGTGGCTCTGTTTATTTCTCTGTTTAATACTTTAAAAAACCGGGAAAACATACAGCTTGGCCGGCTGAAAAGTGCGTTAATAGCCAGGGTTCCCGGCTCTGTAATAGGTGGTGTGATATTAATGAACATCTCAGCCAGTCTGTTATCCCTATGGCTTGGTATCGCTGTGTTGCTATCCCTTGTGGTCAGTCTGCTCCCTTACAAACTGGAACCTACCCCGAACAGAATGGCAGTTGCAGGGTTTTTATCCGGTTTTATGGGCACAACATCCAGTATAGGTGGCCCTCCTATGGCCATACTGCTCCAGCATCAAGAGGCTGCCGCATTCAGAGGAAATCTTTCTGCATTCTTTCTGTTTAGTTCAGCAATTTCGTTAATTGTGCAGCTTTTTGCTGGTTATCTGACGGTAAAACATGTTCTGATTAGCCTGCCATTGCTACCGGCTGCATGGCTGGGATATCGTGCCGCTTTACTCTGTATTCCTTATGTATCAAAGGAAAAAATTCGCATAGCGGCATTGATTTTATGTTTAGTCAGCGGGACTAGTGCTATCTGGCAAAGTGGTTATTTCACTTCGCTCTGA
- a CDS encoding YcjX family protein — protein sequence MKKIRQEINDFINRGMDSHLKLAVTGLSRAGKTAFITSLVNQMLHSSTADNLPLFHVSRDRRLIGAKRVPQQNLMVPRFGYDESMEALFSQPPCWPVPTRDVSEIRLAIKFRPEKGAKKLISDSSTLYLDIIDYPGEWLLDLPLLDLTFEQWCETQFESMKGKRKQLAEQWMQLEQQQDLMATADEKQIEQVSQAYTQYLHSCKDAGLHWVQPGRFVLPGDLDGAPVLQFYPVQLKGKEKQLQKAAKDSNFQMLKSRYREYQNSVVKRFYKEHFSTFDRQIVLVDCLQPLNAGQEPFYDMRDALEQILKSFKYGRSSMLKRLFAPRIDKILFAATKADHITPDQHSHQVSLLQQLIHPSWQHAAYENIDMECISIASIKATSNGFVSDGEQNIPAIQGVTLSGEPMTLFPGEVPKKLPKADFWQNNRFDFNSFLPLESEADAPLAHIRLDKAIQYLIGDKLK from the coding sequence ATGAAAAAAATTCGTCAGGAAATTAATGACTTTATTAACCGCGGCATGGACAGTCATCTTAAACTTGCCGTAACCGGACTGTCCCGGGCAGGGAAAACCGCCTTTATTACTTCACTGGTAAACCAGATGCTGCACTCTTCTACTGCAGATAACCTGCCTTTGTTCCATGTATCCAGAGACAGACGGCTTATTGGTGCTAAGCGTGTTCCTCAGCAAAACTTAATGGTGCCCCGATTTGGCTACGATGAGTCAATGGAAGCCTTGTTTAGTCAGCCTCCGTGCTGGCCTGTCCCTACAAGGGATGTGAGCGAAATTCGTTTGGCGATTAAGTTCAGGCCTGAAAAGGGCGCTAAAAAACTGATTTCTGACAGTAGTACTCTGTATCTGGATATTATTGACTATCCCGGCGAGTGGTTACTGGACCTCCCTCTGCTGGACCTTACTTTCGAACAGTGGTGTGAGACACAGTTTGAGAGTATGAAAGGTAAAAGAAAGCAGCTTGCTGAGCAGTGGATGCAACTTGAACAACAACAAGATCTCATGGCAACCGCTGACGAAAAACAGATTGAGCAGGTTTCGCAGGCCTATACTCAGTACCTGCATAGCTGCAAAGATGCCGGACTACACTGGGTACAACCCGGGCGCTTTGTATTGCCGGGTGATCTCGATGGCGCACCCGTATTACAGTTTTATCCGGTACAGCTGAAAGGCAAGGAAAAGCAGCTGCAAAAAGCGGCTAAAGATTCTAATTTCCAGATGCTGAAATCCCGCTATCGTGAGTATCAGAACAGTGTTGTTAAGCGTTTTTATAAAGAGCACTTTTCTACTTTTGACCGGCAAATTGTTTTGGTGGACTGCTTGCAGCCACTGAATGCCGGACAGGAGCCTTTTTATGATATGAGGGATGCATTAGAGCAGATACTAAAAAGCTTTAAGTATGGCCGCTCATCGATGCTGAAACGACTGTTTGCCCCAAGAATCGATAAAATACTATTTGCTGCAACCAAAGCGGATCATATTACCCCGGATCAACACAGCCACCAGGTGTCGCTGCTTCAGCAACTGATTCATCCGTCATGGCAGCACGCCGCCTATGAGAACATCGATATGGAGTGTATTAGTATCGCTTCCATTAAAGCTACCTCGAACGGTTTTGTTTCCGACGGTGAACAGAATATACCCGCTATTCAGGGAGTTACCCTTAGCGGTGAACCTATGACACTATTTCCGGGCGAGGTACCTAAGAAATTACCCAAAGCGGATTTTTGGCAAAATAACCGGTTTGACTTTAATAGTTTTCTTCCACTGGAGAGCGAAGCGGATGCTCCTCTGGCACATATACGTCTGGATAAAGCGATTCAGTATCTGATTGGAGACAAATTAAAATGA
- a CDS encoding sensor domain-containing diguanylate cyclase — translation MNRIAVERWTRLLESTVYSDIGSIGAVANFFQATEPQDWRHFSDFVQGMSDQSQSLVAVQWMEKIDSTNLQEHLRRINRQFPQANLFTTTEDDEVIVSPSDLKGSEIYVATDVYPRTEANLKVLGFFSEKERFTRVVKSISVSREASISDMVTLLQDDIHNKEAADGFLVYSPVFNYPDSSLLKGIVIGVVRASVYFDFLIAQTMRNDNIQVQIRDKGFNAEEDPILYQSDGWDLSYSYQLSQKVQFPNRHWQLEFRFSDVVTESDKISLIFIGMSGFVISFLIASIVNKSINQREVLRHELKKRTRELNYLVNHDPSTDTLNRRAFNRDFERFVSEESGFSLVTFDIDNFKVINDIYGHPVGDAALSHIALKVAEELGSQGNLYRVGGDEFYIICQLTDIKHLAEYAEKVRLAVAENPLTTDIEIPLTVSIGAAVWTGQDSEQFIQQVDLQLYKSKEFGRNRVSVLGDSEDIS, via the coding sequence ATGAACAGAATTGCTGTTGAGCGCTGGACCCGCCTGCTTGAGAGTACCGTATACAGTGACATCGGTTCTATTGGGGCTGTAGCCAATTTTTTTCAGGCCACTGAGCCTCAGGACTGGCGTCATTTCAGTGATTTTGTTCAGGGTATGTCTGATCAGTCGCAAAGTCTGGTGGCTGTGCAGTGGATGGAGAAGATAGACTCAACCAACCTTCAGGAACATCTCCGCCGTATTAACCGCCAGTTTCCTCAGGCCAACCTGTTTACCACCACAGAAGACGATGAAGTCATCGTTTCTCCCTCAGACCTGAAGGGTAGCGAAATTTATGTTGCTACCGATGTTTATCCCCGCACGGAAGCAAACCTTAAAGTTCTGGGCTTTTTCTCAGAAAAAGAGCGTTTTACTCGAGTCGTTAAGTCTATTTCCGTTAGCCGTGAGGCGAGCATTTCGGATATGGTTACGCTGCTACAGGATGATATTCATAATAAAGAGGCCGCAGACGGTTTTCTTGTCTACTCTCCGGTATTTAATTACCCGGATTCAAGTCTGCTAAAAGGGATAGTGATAGGCGTTGTGCGCGCCAGTGTCTATTTCGATTTTCTGATAGCGCAAACCATGCGTAACGATAATATTCAGGTACAAATTCGGGACAAAGGTTTTAATGCAGAGGAAGACCCTATTCTGTATCAGAGTGACGGCTGGGATTTATCATACTCTTATCAGTTATCGCAGAAAGTGCAGTTTCCTAACCGTCACTGGCAACTTGAGTTCAGATTTAGTGATGTGGTGACTGAAAGTGACAAAATATCTCTGATTTTTATCGGAATGTCGGGTTTTGTTATCTCATTTTTAATTGCCAGTATTGTAAACAAGAGTATTAACCAGAGGGAAGTTCTGCGTCACGAGCTAAAGAAGCGAACCAGAGAACTAAACTATCTTGTTAATCATGACCCCAGCACAGATACACTCAACAGGCGGGCATTTAACCGCGATTTTGAACGTTTTGTTTCAGAAGAAAGCGGCTTTTCACTGGTCACCTTTGATATCGATAATTTTAAAGTCATTAATGATATATATGGTCATCCCGTTGGTGACGCTGCGTTATCTCATATTGCACTGAAGGTAGCTGAGGAACTGGGGAGTCAGGGGAATTTATACCGGGTTGGTGGTGACGAGTTTTACATCATATGCCAGCTAACGGATATCAAGCACCTGGCTGAGTATGCGGAGAAGGTTCGTCTGGCAGTCGCTGAGAATCCGTTAACGACAGATATAGAAATTCCCCTTACTGTCAGTATAGGTGCTGCGGTATGGACGGGGCAGGATAGTGAACAGTTTATTCAGCAAGTGGATCTTCAGCTATATAAAAGTAAAGAATTTGGCCGCAATCGGGTCTCAGTACTGGGCGACAGTGAGGATATAAGCTAG